One genomic region from Equus asinus isolate D_3611 breed Donkey chromosome 10, EquAss-T2T_v2, whole genome shotgun sequence encodes:
- the C10H5orf34 gene encoding uncharacterized protein C5orf34 homolog isoform X2 yields MQPSLSRSSDLTEVSPKTLCVTLFLCGCDCFSFIKKHHLLSSPWKDILSIVVVMAAEVRMVLYEDDSVQVQYVDGSRLQLSPCGSEFLFEKAPPVSAHPLEQPERIRQRTHFVISTYREQLQRALDFRNSSATCPFLSDSIIPSEKKKRIFIDVSEVRWPSLDTDDGVIRMQSGTVKISSLDGHAYLCLPKSQQEFTVQFLCKVSQKPDSSRVLSEKNNQAKKGKPVEKAGKICTYGNLSGQRLKNKENELHCQILKPRDPLEKKSCVNGTKGREELPSSGTKYTCVYTWVKQCWSVASCPEEWKYPLSLALRFHNKISNMSRIDVNITQSGILTYDVSEERGKEVSVLPRALLLSCPAPHLHRWNFCDSLSQRQSEEEEYSYPEPVKVVWYQGITYRLTHKNVNSIEIYPGDGSIFKSEGAYFGNYFTYYSIQEGSEEREEKTYSVNNLPPDRPGSLFSVRSLIKQATRILQHCAKMRLSLSHNYRVCCWKMVPGINDSNILPVLLRESLIPSVGRFLAYSDDKVHAIFLDGVTLTLNWNFASFTEKGQVNRGLQLGWCKLTFPDGQGQLIQVEHPGPYERYVAAVILWCRRLAQTSQREQPRRPSSSILEENCLMRKNTKNTHIRGSAGVVYIQPSTPYQLLQYLFLCNMVCGV; encoded by the exons ATGCAGCCGTCGCTTTCCCGCTCTTCGGACTTGACGGAGGTTTCGCCCAAAACACTCTGTGTGACCTTATTCCTCTGCGGTtgtgattgtttttctttcatcaaGAAACATCACTTGTTG TCTTCACCTTGGAAGGACATTTTATCCATAGTCGTAGTAATGGCGGCTGAAGTGCGAATGGTGCTTTATGAAGATGATTCAGTGCAAGTACAATATGTTGATGGTTCCAGACTGCAGCTTTCTCCCTGTGgctctgaatttttatttgaaaaggcACCTCCTGTTTCAGCACATCCTTTGGAACAACCAGAAAGAATTCGCCAAAGGACACACTTTGTTATTAGCACTTACCGA gAGCAATTACAGCGAGCACTAGATTTTCGAAACTCTTCTGCTACTTGCCCTTTTTTATCTGACAGCATCATaccttctgaaaaaaaaaag CGTATCTTCATTGACGTCTCAGAAGTGAGATGGCCCAGTCTTGATACTGATGATGGTGTGATACGTATGCAGAGTGGCACCGTGAAGATATCATCTTTAGATGGTCACGCGTACCTTTGCCTGCCCAAATCTCAGCAAGAATTTACAGTACAATTTTTGTGTAAAGTAAGCCAGAAACCAGACTCATCTAGAGTattgtcagaaaaaaataatcaagccaaaaagGGCAAACCAGTTGAGAAAGCAGGCAAAATCTGTACTTATGGAAATTTATCAGGACAGAGactgaagaataaagaaaatgaacttcATTGTCAGATCTTGAAACCCAGAGATCCTTTAGAGAAGAAGAGTTGTGTAAATGGAACtaaagggagggaggagctgcCCTCGTCTGGTACAAAATACACATGTGTGTACACGTGGGTAAAGCAGTGCTGGTCTGTGGCCTCCTGTCCAGAGGAATGGAAATACCCTTTGTCTTTAGCACTTCGTTTTCATAATAAAATCAGCAATATGTCTAGAATTGATGTAAATATCACTCAGAGTGGAATTTTAACTTATGATGtttcagaagaaagaggaaaagaggttTCTGTTCTTCCCAGAGCCCTGTTACTCAGCTGTCCTGCCCCACACCTGCACAG GTGGAATTTTTGTGATTCGCTTTCACAGAGACAGTCTGAGGAAGAAGAATATTCCTATCCTGAACCAGTGAAAGTGGTTTGGTACCAGGGTATTACATATAG ACTTACCCATAAAAATGTGAACTCAATAGAGATTTATCCTGGAGATGGATCTATTTTCAAATCAGAAGGAGCATATTTTGggaattattttacatattattcCATTCAAGAAGGATCAGAAGAG agagaagagaaaacatattCAGTAAATAACCTTCCTCCAGATAGACCAGGAAGTCTGTTCTCTGTGCGTTCTCTAATTAAACAGGCAACCAG AATTCTTCAACATTGTGCCAAGATGAGGCTTTCTTTAAGCCATAACTATCGTGTATGCTGCTGGAAAATG GTACCTGGGATAAATGATAGCAATATACTGCCTGTGCTTTTGAGAGAATCTCTCATACCCAGCGTGGGAAGATTTCTTGCATACTCCGATGACAAAGTACATGCTATCTTTTTAGATGGCGTTACTCTAACCCTAAATTGGAATTTTGCCTCTTTTACTGAAAAGGGACAG GTAAATCGAGGCCTCCAGTTAGGTTGGTGTAAGTTAACTTTTCCTGATGGACAAGGTCAGTTAATTCAAGTTGAACACCCTGGACCTTATGAAAG ATATGTGGCAGCAGTAATATTGTGGTGCAGAAGACTGGCGCAGACTAGTCAGAGAGAGCAGCCCAGACGTCCCTCATCTTCTATTCTTGAAGAAAAttg CTTGAtgaggaaaaatacaaagaacacacacataAGAGGTTCTGCTGGAGTTGTATACATTCAGCCCTCTACCCCATACCAGTTGCTCCAATATCTGTTTCTGTGCAACATG GTCTGTGGCGTCTGA
- the C10H5orf34 gene encoding uncharacterized protein C5orf34 homolog isoform X3 — MAAEVRMVLYEDDSVQVQYVDGSRLQLSPCGSEFLFEKAPPVSAHPLEQPERIRQRTHFVISTYREQLQRALDFRNSSATCPFLSDSIIPSEKKKRIFIDVSEVRWPSLDTDDGVIRMQSGTVKISSLDGHAYLCLPKSQQEFTVQFLCKVSQKPDSSRVLSEKNNQAKKGKPVEKAGKICTYGNLSGQRLKNKENELHCQILKPRDPLEKKSCVNGTKGREELPSSGTKYTCVYTWVKQCWSVASCPEEWKYPLSLALRFHNKISNMSRIDVNITQSGILTYDVSEERGKEVSVLPRALLLSCPAPHLHRWNFCDSLSQRQSEEEEYSYPEPVKVVWYQGITYRLTHKNVNSIEIYPGDGSIFKSEGAYFGNYFTYYSIQEGSEEREEKTYSVNNLPPDRPGSLFSVRSLIKQATRILQHCAKMRLSLSHNYRVCCWKMVPGINDSNILPVLLRESLIPSVGRFLAYSDDKVHAIFLDGVTLTLNWNFASFTEKGQVNRGLQLGWCKLTFPDGQGQLIQVEHPGPYERYVAAVILWCRRLAQTSQREQPRRPSSSILEENWSVASELEKIQKFNLLLENSGILNQTAKKTNEQSSDQYEPKSSETVLEVNENRVLAALKKTSEILQDIDCLLSNSKK; from the exons ATGGCGGCTGAAGTGCGAATGGTGCTTTATGAAGATGATTCAGTGCAAGTACAATATGTTGATGGTTCCAGACTGCAGCTTTCTCCCTGTGgctctgaatttttatttgaaaaggcACCTCCTGTTTCAGCACATCCTTTGGAACAACCAGAAAGAATTCGCCAAAGGACACACTTTGTTATTAGCACTTACCGA gAGCAATTACAGCGAGCACTAGATTTTCGAAACTCTTCTGCTACTTGCCCTTTTTTATCTGACAGCATCATaccttctgaaaaaaaaaag CGTATCTTCATTGACGTCTCAGAAGTGAGATGGCCCAGTCTTGATACTGATGATGGTGTGATACGTATGCAGAGTGGCACCGTGAAGATATCATCTTTAGATGGTCACGCGTACCTTTGCCTGCCCAAATCTCAGCAAGAATTTACAGTACAATTTTTGTGTAAAGTAAGCCAGAAACCAGACTCATCTAGAGTattgtcagaaaaaaataatcaagccaaaaagGGCAAACCAGTTGAGAAAGCAGGCAAAATCTGTACTTATGGAAATTTATCAGGACAGAGactgaagaataaagaaaatgaacttcATTGTCAGATCTTGAAACCCAGAGATCCTTTAGAGAAGAAGAGTTGTGTAAATGGAACtaaagggagggaggagctgcCCTCGTCTGGTACAAAATACACATGTGTGTACACGTGGGTAAAGCAGTGCTGGTCTGTGGCCTCCTGTCCAGAGGAATGGAAATACCCTTTGTCTTTAGCACTTCGTTTTCATAATAAAATCAGCAATATGTCTAGAATTGATGTAAATATCACTCAGAGTGGAATTTTAACTTATGATGtttcagaagaaagaggaaaagaggttTCTGTTCTTCCCAGAGCCCTGTTACTCAGCTGTCCTGCCCCACACCTGCACAG GTGGAATTTTTGTGATTCGCTTTCACAGAGACAGTCTGAGGAAGAAGAATATTCCTATCCTGAACCAGTGAAAGTGGTTTGGTACCAGGGTATTACATATAG ACTTACCCATAAAAATGTGAACTCAATAGAGATTTATCCTGGAGATGGATCTATTTTCAAATCAGAAGGAGCATATTTTGggaattattttacatattattcCATTCAAGAAGGATCAGAAGAG agagaagagaaaacatattCAGTAAATAACCTTCCTCCAGATAGACCAGGAAGTCTGTTCTCTGTGCGTTCTCTAATTAAACAGGCAACCAG AATTCTTCAACATTGTGCCAAGATGAGGCTTTCTTTAAGCCATAACTATCGTGTATGCTGCTGGAAAATG GTACCTGGGATAAATGATAGCAATATACTGCCTGTGCTTTTGAGAGAATCTCTCATACCCAGCGTGGGAAGATTTCTTGCATACTCCGATGACAAAGTACATGCTATCTTTTTAGATGGCGTTACTCTAACCCTAAATTGGAATTTTGCCTCTTTTACTGAAAAGGGACAG GTAAATCGAGGCCTCCAGTTAGGTTGGTGTAAGTTAACTTTTCCTGATGGACAAGGTCAGTTAATTCAAGTTGAACACCCTGGACCTTATGAAAG ATATGTGGCAGCAGTAATATTGTGGTGCAGAAGACTGGCGCAGACTAGTCAGAGAGAGCAGCCCAGACGTCCCTCATCTTCTATTCTTGAAGAAAAttg GTCTGTGGCGTCTGAACTTGAAAAGATACAGAAGTTTAACT TGTTATTGGAGAATAGTGGTATCCTAAACCAGACTGCTAAGAAGACAAATGAACAGTCTTCTGATCAGTATGAACCAAAATCTTCAGAAACCGTGCTAGAAGTTAATGAAAACAGAGTATTGGCAGCATTGAAAAAAACCTCTGAAATCCTTCAGGATATTGACTGTCTTCTATCAAACtctaaaaagtga
- the C10H5orf34 gene encoding uncharacterized protein C5orf34 homolog isoform X1 — protein MQPSLSRSSDLTEVSPKTLCVTLFLCGCDCFSFIKKHHLLSSPWKDILSIVVVMAAEVRMVLYEDDSVQVQYVDGSRLQLSPCGSEFLFEKAPPVSAHPLEQPERIRQRTHFVISTYREQLQRALDFRNSSATCPFLSDSIIPSEKKKRIFIDVSEVRWPSLDTDDGVIRMQSGTVKISSLDGHAYLCLPKSQQEFTVQFLCKVSQKPDSSRVLSEKNNQAKKGKPVEKAGKICTYGNLSGQRLKNKENELHCQILKPRDPLEKKSCVNGTKGREELPSSGTKYTCVYTWVKQCWSVASCPEEWKYPLSLALRFHNKISNMSRIDVNITQSGILTYDVSEERGKEVSVLPRALLLSCPAPHLHRWNFCDSLSQRQSEEEEYSYPEPVKVVWYQGITYRLTHKNVNSIEIYPGDGSIFKSEGAYFGNYFTYYSIQEGSEEREEKTYSVNNLPPDRPGSLFSVRSLIKQATRILQHCAKMRLSLSHNYRVCCWKMVPGINDSNILPVLLRESLIPSVGRFLAYSDDKVHAIFLDGVTLTLNWNFASFTEKGQVNRGLQLGWCKLTFPDGQGQLIQVEHPGPYERYVAAVILWCRRLAQTSQREQPRRPSSSILEENWSVASELEKIQKFNLLLENSGILNQTAKKTNEQSSDQYEPKSSETVLEVNENRVLAALKKTSEILQDIDCLLSNSKK, from the exons ATGCAGCCGTCGCTTTCCCGCTCTTCGGACTTGACGGAGGTTTCGCCCAAAACACTCTGTGTGACCTTATTCCTCTGCGGTtgtgattgtttttctttcatcaaGAAACATCACTTGTTG TCTTCACCTTGGAAGGACATTTTATCCATAGTCGTAGTAATGGCGGCTGAAGTGCGAATGGTGCTTTATGAAGATGATTCAGTGCAAGTACAATATGTTGATGGTTCCAGACTGCAGCTTTCTCCCTGTGgctctgaatttttatttgaaaaggcACCTCCTGTTTCAGCACATCCTTTGGAACAACCAGAAAGAATTCGCCAAAGGACACACTTTGTTATTAGCACTTACCGA gAGCAATTACAGCGAGCACTAGATTTTCGAAACTCTTCTGCTACTTGCCCTTTTTTATCTGACAGCATCATaccttctgaaaaaaaaaag CGTATCTTCATTGACGTCTCAGAAGTGAGATGGCCCAGTCTTGATACTGATGATGGTGTGATACGTATGCAGAGTGGCACCGTGAAGATATCATCTTTAGATGGTCACGCGTACCTTTGCCTGCCCAAATCTCAGCAAGAATTTACAGTACAATTTTTGTGTAAAGTAAGCCAGAAACCAGACTCATCTAGAGTattgtcagaaaaaaataatcaagccaaaaagGGCAAACCAGTTGAGAAAGCAGGCAAAATCTGTACTTATGGAAATTTATCAGGACAGAGactgaagaataaagaaaatgaacttcATTGTCAGATCTTGAAACCCAGAGATCCTTTAGAGAAGAAGAGTTGTGTAAATGGAACtaaagggagggaggagctgcCCTCGTCTGGTACAAAATACACATGTGTGTACACGTGGGTAAAGCAGTGCTGGTCTGTGGCCTCCTGTCCAGAGGAATGGAAATACCCTTTGTCTTTAGCACTTCGTTTTCATAATAAAATCAGCAATATGTCTAGAATTGATGTAAATATCACTCAGAGTGGAATTTTAACTTATGATGtttcagaagaaagaggaaaagaggttTCTGTTCTTCCCAGAGCCCTGTTACTCAGCTGTCCTGCCCCACACCTGCACAG GTGGAATTTTTGTGATTCGCTTTCACAGAGACAGTCTGAGGAAGAAGAATATTCCTATCCTGAACCAGTGAAAGTGGTTTGGTACCAGGGTATTACATATAG ACTTACCCATAAAAATGTGAACTCAATAGAGATTTATCCTGGAGATGGATCTATTTTCAAATCAGAAGGAGCATATTTTGggaattattttacatattattcCATTCAAGAAGGATCAGAAGAG agagaagagaaaacatattCAGTAAATAACCTTCCTCCAGATAGACCAGGAAGTCTGTTCTCTGTGCGTTCTCTAATTAAACAGGCAACCAG AATTCTTCAACATTGTGCCAAGATGAGGCTTTCTTTAAGCCATAACTATCGTGTATGCTGCTGGAAAATG GTACCTGGGATAAATGATAGCAATATACTGCCTGTGCTTTTGAGAGAATCTCTCATACCCAGCGTGGGAAGATTTCTTGCATACTCCGATGACAAAGTACATGCTATCTTTTTAGATGGCGTTACTCTAACCCTAAATTGGAATTTTGCCTCTTTTACTGAAAAGGGACAG GTAAATCGAGGCCTCCAGTTAGGTTGGTGTAAGTTAACTTTTCCTGATGGACAAGGTCAGTTAATTCAAGTTGAACACCCTGGACCTTATGAAAG ATATGTGGCAGCAGTAATATTGTGGTGCAGAAGACTGGCGCAGACTAGTCAGAGAGAGCAGCCCAGACGTCCCTCATCTTCTATTCTTGAAGAAAAttg GTCTGTGGCGTCTGAACTTGAAAAGATACAGAAGTTTAACT TGTTATTGGAGAATAGTGGTATCCTAAACCAGACTGCTAAGAAGACAAATGAACAGTCTTCTGATCAGTATGAACCAAAATCTTCAGAAACCGTGCTAGAAGTTAATGAAAACAGAGTATTGGCAGCATTGAAAAAAACCTCTGAAATCCTTCAGGATATTGACTGTCTTCTATCAAACtctaaaaagtga